From Pseudanabaena sp. PCC 6802, one genomic window encodes:
- a CDS encoding FtsW/RodA/SpoVE family cell cycle protein, with translation MKILRLIPFFDPTVGNWAAEARLLRWMTFLWLLAGLAIMFSASFASAAADPNIKDGLYYFKAQLIWITIGLFLFGIIVHLPLRTTLKVASVGLFIALALLFATHTSVGETRNESTRWIKFGSFLIQPSELIKPFLVLQAAQLFGRWQQTKWQLRLLWLAIFAIALAGILLQPSLSMTALCGITLWTIALGAGLPMSQLLGTAALGVIVAVASIASKPYQLKRILSFLNPWLDRAGDGYQLSQSLMAIGSGGITGVGYGMSGMKLYLPIQDTDFIFGVFAEEFGLIGGIVLIVAILIFGAIGLRVALKSKDRIVSLVAIGTTVLLVGQSFLNIGVASGALPTTGLPFPLISYGGSSMLSSLIVAGLLVRSAREVSSAEVIPLQPKRNDRSPNSRPTRSESRDERQARLAAKRQ, from the coding sequence TATGGTTACTGGCAGGGTTAGCGATTATGTTCTCTGCTTCCTTTGCCTCCGCTGCTGCCGATCCCAACATCAAAGACGGGCTTTATTACTTCAAAGCACAGTTGATATGGATTACGATCGGACTGTTTTTGTTTGGCATCATAGTCCATTTACCCCTGCGGACTACACTCAAGGTTGCTAGTGTTGGCCTATTTATTGCTCTAGCCCTCCTGTTTGCTACCCATACTAGTGTTGGCGAAACTAGAAACGAATCAACCCGCTGGATCAAATTTGGATCGTTTTTAATCCAACCTTCTGAGTTAATCAAGCCATTTTTAGTACTGCAAGCTGCTCAACTGTTTGGGCGTTGGCAACAAACTAAGTGGCAATTGCGCCTGCTGTGGCTGGCGATATTTGCGATCGCCCTTGCTGGTATTCTCCTGCAACCCAGCCTGAGCATGACAGCCTTGTGCGGCATCACGCTCTGGACGATCGCTCTGGGGGCAGGGTTGCCCATGTCGCAACTACTTGGTACTGCTGCTCTCGGAGTTATAGTGGCCGTCGCTAGCATAGCTTCAAAGCCATATCAGCTTAAGCGCATCCTGTCCTTTTTAAATCCCTGGCTGGATCGAGCAGGTGACGGATATCAACTATCCCAAAGCCTGATGGCAATTGGTTCCGGCGGTATTACGGGTGTGGGTTATGGCATGTCAGGCATGAAGTTATATTTACCCATTCAAGACACTGACTTCATTTTTGGTGTTTTTGCAGAAGAATTCGGCCTAATTGGTGGAATTGTCCTGATTGTCGCAATTTTAATTTTTGGCGCGATCGGCTTGCGCGTAGCTCTCAAGAGTAAGGATCGCATTGTTAGTCTGGTCGCGATTGGCACGACAGTATTGTTAGTGGGGCAATCTTTCTTGAATATTGGCGTTGCGTCAGGAGCGCTGCCTACTACGGGCCTACCATTCCCGCTGATTAGTTACGGCGGCAGTTCCATGCTATCGAGTCTGATTGTAGCGGGACTGCTCGTGCGCTCTGCCCGCGAAGTGTCGAGCGCGGAAGTGATTCCCCTCCAGCCCAAAAGAAACGATCGCTCTCCCAATTCAAGGCCGACAAGATCTGAATCTAGAGATGAGAGGCAGGCAAGATTAGCGGCAAAACGTCAGTAA